In Qipengyuania psychrotolerans, one DNA window encodes the following:
- a CDS encoding response regulator transcription factor: MRIALADDEKDILDQISHIVKAAGHNVDCFTNGLDVLNALQRETFDVVLLDWNMPGKTGVEVLKWARENLEAPPPFILITSRQDKGDVVIGLETGAVDYIVKPESDEVIRARIEAAGRRLAGPETKRHEEFGPYRIDRLEKNFSRDGEKVQLTAKEFALADLLFQNLDRPLSRGYLFSRVWGGQSELETRTIDMHVSRLRSKLKLTPENGFAIRTVFGFGYRMDQYSTVDRQILDPEG; this comes from the coding sequence ATGAGGATCGCTCTGGCCGACGACGAGAAAGATATTCTCGATCAGATTTCCCATATCGTGAAAGCCGCCGGTCATAACGTGGACTGTTTCACGAATGGTCTGGACGTGCTCAACGCCCTCCAGCGCGAAACCTTCGACGTCGTTCTCCTGGACTGGAACATGCCGGGCAAGACCGGTGTGGAGGTGCTCAAGTGGGCACGAGAAAATCTCGAGGCGCCCCCGCCCTTCATCCTGATCACCAGCCGCCAGGACAAGGGTGACGTCGTCATCGGACTTGAAACAGGCGCGGTGGATTACATCGTGAAGCCCGAATCCGACGAAGTCATCCGCGCGCGGATCGAGGCTGCCGGACGACGACTGGCAGGGCCTGAAACAAAGCGCCATGAGGAGTTTGGACCGTACCGGATCGACCGTCTCGAGAAAAACTTCAGCCGCGATGGCGAGAAGGTACAATTGACCGCGAAGGAATTTGCGCTCGCCGACCTGCTGTTCCAGAACTTGGATCGACCTTTGTCGCGCGGCTATCTGTTTTCGCGCGTATGGGGCGGCCAGTCGGAACTGGAAACCCGGACAATCGACATGCACGTTTCGCGGCTGCGCTCGAAGCTCAAGCTCACCCCGGAAAACGGCTTCGCTATCCGCACGGTATTCGGCTTCGGGTATCGCATGGATCAGTATAGTACGGTAGATCGCCAGATCCTCGATCCGGAAGGGTAG
- a CDS encoding sulfotransferase domain-containing protein: protein MPALPTQTRIYQNHHLDSTRWNWFAPREDDIVIATSYKAGTTLMQTIVGNLLFPAGDLPGPASFISPWLDFRPIPLEMVLGQLEAQEHRRYIKTHTPLDGLPYYSQAKYLCVSRDPRDVFMSLLNHWGSHTDEFYLMANGIPGRVGDEFPRFGGDVKQIWRDWMTRSWFEWEVGGYPYWSHLSYALTFWKFRHLPNIKLVHFNDLIADLDGQMRDIAEYLEIEIPEALWPDVVKRCTFAEVKKDPSKVVGENIAFAFEGGADTFIHKGTNGRWVDVFDEDDLMLYENAMNQLPADYAQWLQDGGAVPPT, encoded by the coding sequence ATGCCCGCACTACCGACGCAAACGCGCATCTATCAGAACCATCATCTGGATTCGACGCGGTGGAATTGGTTCGCGCCGCGCGAAGACGACATCGTGATCGCCACGTCTTACAAGGCTGGCACCACGCTGATGCAGACCATCGTAGGCAATTTGTTATTCCCGGCCGGCGATCTGCCCGGTCCGGCGTCATTCATTTCGCCATGGCTGGACTTCCGGCCGATACCGCTTGAGATGGTGCTCGGCCAATTGGAGGCGCAGGAGCACCGCCGTTATATCAAGACCCACACTCCGCTCGATGGCTTGCCGTATTATTCACAGGCGAAATATCTCTGTGTGAGCCGCGACCCGCGGGATGTGTTCATGTCGCTACTCAATCACTGGGGCAGCCACACCGATGAATTTTATCTCATGGCGAACGGCATCCCCGGCCGGGTGGGAGACGAGTTTCCGAGATTTGGGGGCGACGTTAAGCAAATCTGGCGGGATTGGATGACGCGGAGCTGGTTCGAATGGGAAGTTGGCGGTTACCCTTATTGGTCACACCTCAGCTATGCACTAACCTTCTGGAAATTCAGGCATTTGCCCAATATCAAACTCGTCCATTTCAACGATCTCATCGCTGACCTGGATGGGCAAATGCGCGACATTGCCGAATATCTGGAGATTGAGATTCCAGAAGCACTTTGGCCCGACGTTGTGAAGCGCTGTACCTTTGCGGAGGTAAAGAAAGATCCATCCAAGGTGGTTGGCGAAAACATCGCGTTCGCGTTTGAAGGCGGTGCCGATACATTCATCCACAAGGGTACGAATGGCCGCTGGGTCGACGTCTTCGATGAGGACGACCTGATGCTCTACGAAAATGCGATGAACCAACTGCCAGCCGACTATGCCCAGTGGCTGCAAGACGGCGGCGCTGTCCCGCCAACGTGA
- the hspQ gene encoding heat shock protein HspQ, producing the protein MDRASFFSAQAGRTLEAPRRIRTRFAIGDVVKHRAFDFRGVIFDVDPVFANSEEWYASIPEEIRPDRNQPFYHLLAESDESDYVAYVSQQNLIGDALSGPVSHPDVHQYFEQFEHGRYRMRRKLTH; encoded by the coding sequence ATGGACAGGGCATCGTTTTTCTCCGCGCAGGCCGGCCGCACTCTTGAGGCGCCCCGCCGCATCCGTACACGCTTTGCAATCGGAGACGTGGTCAAACACCGGGCCTTCGATTTTCGCGGCGTTATTTTTGATGTCGACCCAGTCTTCGCCAATAGCGAAGAATGGTACGCTTCGATCCCGGAAGAGATTCGGCCGGATCGCAACCAGCCCTTTTACCACCTCCTAGCCGAAAGCGACGAAAGCGATTACGTCGCTTACGTCAGCCAGCAGAACCTTATCGGTGATGCACTGTCGGGGCCCGTCTCACATCCAGACGTACACCAATATTTCGAGCAGTTTGAGCATGGACGCTACCGAATGCGCCGGAAGCTTACTCACTGA
- a CDS encoding sensor histidine kinase, whose translation MAVLGHDLRSPLASISSGIRLLARRETSNEKELQVMSLMQGSILRASELVDNVLDFARGRLGGGMTLSRDASAPLGPVFEQVVAEIVSVNPDHDIETHFEVQEPVDCDGVRLGQLLSNLLGNAVTHGAKDQPIAVRVTAVDGELTISVANGGQPIDEAARRKLFQPFFREEIRPNQSGLGLGLHIASEIAKAHGGNLEVTSDENVTRFAFTMPLETAEP comes from the coding sequence ATCGCCGTACTTGGGCATGATCTGCGCAGTCCGCTCGCCTCGATCAGCAGCGGTATCCGCCTGCTCGCGCGGCGCGAGACGTCGAACGAAAAGGAACTGCAGGTCATGTCGCTTATGCAGGGCAGCATTCTGCGTGCGTCGGAACTGGTCGATAACGTTCTTGATTTTGCGCGGGGGCGGCTAGGTGGAGGGATGACCCTAAGCCGCGATGCCAGCGCGCCGCTTGGCCCGGTGTTCGAGCAGGTTGTTGCCGAAATCGTCTCGGTCAATCCTGATCATGACATCGAGACCCATTTCGAAGTCCAAGAACCGGTCGATTGCGACGGGGTGCGGCTTGGCCAGCTACTGTCGAACCTGCTCGGTAACGCGGTGACCCACGGAGCGAAGGATCAACCCATTGCGGTGCGCGTCACCGCGGTAGACGGCGAGTTGACGATATCGGTCGCCAATGGCGGTCAGCCGATCGACGAAGCGGCACGGCGCAAGCTATTCCAGCCGTTCTTCCGTGAGGAAATTCGCCCTAATCAATCCGGGTTGGGGCTGGGGCTGCACATTGCGTCCGAAATTGCCAAGGCGCATGGGGGAAACTTGGAAGTGACGTCTGACGAGAACGTGACCCGTTTTGCCTTCACGATGCCGCTTGAGACCGCCGAACCGTAG